The Episyrphus balteatus chromosome 4, idEpiBalt1.1, whole genome shotgun sequence genome includes a window with the following:
- the LOC129917961 gene encoding protease inhibitor 2-like: protein MANQLKIVFFLVSLLMVFVFVIGHPQGSNSYEQCLSRCPTTFEYSPICGSDNVSYSNRGSLNCANKCGKSVTMLRQGSC, encoded by the exons ATGGctaatcaattaaaaattgtttttttccttG TATCACTTCTTATGGTATTCGTATTTGTTATTGGACATCCTCAAGGAAGTAACAGCTACGAACAGTGTCTTTCTAGATGTCCAACAACTTTTGAATATAGTCCCATCTGTGGGAGTGATAATGTGAGCTATTCTAATAGGGGCAGTTTAAATTGTGCAAACAAGTGCGGAAAGT CTGTGACAATGTTGCGGCAAGGATCATGTTAG
- the LOC129917960 gene encoding uncharacterized protein LOC129917960 — translation MARPKTSIYAAGITCLGFICFILAAAAVGIPIWGHYDSPSGGYYDSDRGYFSLFKVCKQLTYNREKCGSDVSKFQLASSVYISGLLAVLSTIALGIYCILAVIQMAMISSREKVVMKYTSLVMFKMFMALIGCLLAIIATILFAVQIDDSENYGFRVTRGISFYIQIAVIGLTIALFVASVYDMMFSRKPEGDPTMAIDTSPANATTFNNPGFKEGRTRNGVSVTDASGKPYSGIRNGGSVASMNTTLTSVSNGSTVESVTRSPLRSSLKKPRPKDTLGIQNPGFSGSGHSPPMNRNGSVKKVRIQTHSTEV, via the exons ATGGCTAGACCGAAAACTTCTATTTACGCTGCGGGGATAACCTGCTTGGGTTTTATTTGCTTCATACTAGCTGCAGCCGCAGTTGGAATACCAATATGGGGCCATTACGATAGTCCATCAG GTGGATATTACGACTCCGATAGAGGATACTTTAGTCTTTTTAAAGTGTGCAAACAATTAACGTACAACAGAGAAAAATGTGGCAGTGATGTATCTAAATTTCAACTTGCTT ccTCTGTTTACATTAGTGGCCTTCTGGCAGTACTTAGTACAATTGCATTAGGGATATATTGCATTCTGGCAGTAATACAGATGGCAATGATATCGTCAAGGGAAAAGGTTGTGATGAAATATACTTCTTTGGTTATGTTCAAAATGTTTATGGCATTAATAGGCT GTCTTCTGGCTATTATTGCAACCATTTTGTTTGCTGTACAAATAGATGATTCGGAAAATTATGGATTCCGAGTAACTAGAGgaatttcattttatattcaA ATAGCTGTAATAGGTTTAACAATAGCCCTTTTTGTGGCATCAGTTTATGATATGATGTTCTCAAGGAAACCTGAAGGAGATCCAACTATGGCTATAGATACATCACCAGCAAATGCTACAACATTCAATAATCCTGGATTTAAAGAAGGACGAACGAGAAATG gAGTCTCTGTAACAGATGCTTCAGGGAAACCCTACAGTGGCATCAGAAATGGTGGCAGTGTTGCATCTATGAACACAACCCTAACAAGTGTTTCGAATGGTTCAACAGTTGAATCTGTTACCCGATCACCATTACGATCCAGTTTAAAGAAACCTAGACCTAAGGATACCTTGGGTATACAAAATCCAGGATTCTCTGGATCAGGACATTCACCGCCAATGAATCGAAATGGCAGTGTTAAAAAAGTTCGAATACAAACGCATAGTAcggaagtttaa